A segment of the Gloeomargarita sp. SKYB120 genome:
TTGGGGGCGACCGGCGCCCTACCGACGCGGCGATTGCCCATGGACGAGGTACAGACTCGTTTTTATACCCGTGTCTTGACCCAGGACAAGCCAGGGGTCATCGGGCAACTGGGTACCAGTTTTGGCCGGCACGGGGTGAGTCTGGAATCGGTGGTGCAGATTGGTCGCCGGGACGACCTGGCCGAAATTGTGGTGGTCACGCATCAGGTGCGGGAGGGGGATTTTTGGCTGGCGCTGGAGGAAATCCGCCAGTTTACGGCGGTAACGGCCATTCCCACGGTGCTGCGGGTGTGGTCGTAGAGGACCCGCAATTGCGGGAGATTCAGGACCTGGTGCGGGCAGCAGCCCGGGCGCGCGAGGGCAATGTGACGGCTTTGCTGGCGTTGTTGCGTCTCCTGGAGGCCCTGCACCGGGAGATTGAAACCGGCCCCTTCAACGACGCCTTGCCCCAGACCCGCCGGGATTTGTACAACTTGTTGCTAGACATGGAAACCCACGGTGGTTGGCCCTATATCTATCGCCGTAGCTTGGAGAGTTTACTGACCCACTTGCGGGAGACGGAGACCTGGACCGAACCTCAAGAATGAATCCACGCTTGACCGGGGAGTACCCGTTTGGGGAAAAATAGGGGTACACTGATGCCATAGCCCCGCGCCTCCACGCCGTTGAAGGGAGAGTGGTCATGTTACCGGAACAACAGCGCAAAATCCTACTGTACTTCATCGAAGAGGCCAAAGAGCATTTGCAGACTTTAGAGCAGGGGTTGATGAACTTGCAGGCCAACGCCCGCAACAGCGAAATGGTCAACGAAATGTTCCGGGCGGCCCACTCGATCAAGGGAGGGGCGGCCATGCTGGGGTTTGACAGCATTCGTCGCACGGCCCATCGGCTGGAGGACTGTCTCAAGATCGTCAAGGAACATCCCAGCACCCAGGTGGACCAAGAGACGGAGAACCTATTCTTACAGGGCTTGGAGACTCTAGAGACCCTAATCCAGCGTCTGGAGCAGGGGGATTTCACCGAAGAGATGGGACAGGCGGCCCTGCAGCAGGCAGAACCCCTGTTTGGGCTGTTGCAACAGCGGCTGACGGGCATGCCAGTCGAGACCAAGCCAGCGGTTCCGGCCAATTTTTCGGCCCAAGTATTGGGCATCCTGCGACAGATCCTGGAGACGGTCAAACAGGGAGATGGTGCTGAATGCGCGCAGCGGGTGGCGGACCTATGTGGCCAGCTGGGAAATCTGGCTCCTGACATTTCCACCTGGCAAACCCTGACCCAAACCGCCCAGCGAGCGGCCACCAATCCGCGCGTGCCCCTGACTAAAATTGCAGGGGTGTTGCTCAAGGAACTCAAACAGGCCAGCGAACTGATCCAGCAGGGCAAAAGTCAACAGGTCGCACCCAGCGAGGTGCTCTGCCGTCTGGCGGGGGGCGAGACGGTCGCACCGGCAGCGCCAAAACAAATCACCATTCCGTTGGAGCCCCAAGAGGCCGCCAAATTGTTGGTGGCCCACTTTGAGCCGGCGCAGTTGACCCTGCTAGCGAAATTGCTAGTGCAAGCACTGAAGCGCCCGAACTGACGGTGAACTGGGGACAGCGCACCTATTTGATGGGGATTGTGAACGTCACCCCCGACAGTTTCAGTGACGGCGGGGAGTATTTTGCCCCAGAGCTGGCGGTGGCCCACGGACAGCGGCTCGTAGCCGAAGGGGCTGATATTTTAGATATTGGCGGGCAATCGACCCGTCCCGGCGCTGAAATTGTCCCCGTCGAGGAAGAATTGCGCCGTGTGATTCCCGTGATTGAAGCCCTCGCCCCACGGGTGAACGTGCCAATCTCGGTAGATACCACGCGGGCCGTGGTCGCGCGAGCAGCCCTGGCGGCGGGAGCAACCTGGGTCAACGACGTCTCTGGCGGCACCGACGACCCCGAGTTGTTGTCAGTGGTTGCGCAGGCCCAAGCAACCGTGGTGTTGATGCACCGGCGCGGCACCCCCAAGACGATGCAGACCTTGACCCACTACGACGATTTGATCGGGGAAATTCGAGATTTTTTAGAGCAACAAGTGCGCAAAGCCCAGCAGCTCGGCATTGAACGCATCGTGATCGACCCGGGGATTGGTTTTGCCAAAACGGCTGACCAAAATTTGACGATTCTCCGGGAACTTCACCGATTCAAAACCTTAAATTGCCCCATCTTGGTTGGCCCCTCGCGCAAGAGTTTTATCGGCCACGTCCTCAACCAACCCGACCCCAAACAGCGGGTGTGGGGAACCGCCGCCGCTTGCTGTGCCGCTATTGCCCATGGTGCCGATATTCTGCGGGTTCACGACGTAGCCCCAATGAAACAAGTCATCCAAATGGCCGATGCCATCTGGCGGGGGTATTCCTATTGAAAACTCGCCTGCTTGCGCAGCAATTCCTCCAGCGTGAGTTCCAGGTCAGAGTAGTGCTATTTAAGTAATGATGCATTATAGTGGTGGATGAAGTTGAATATAATGCCGATGTGATTTTCTAGGTTTTTATAGCTATAGCTAAGCTGCTTTAGCTTGTCAGAGAGAGGAGAGAAAACCCAAAGGCCAGGCCGTGCGCTGGGACTCAAGCGCTGACAACCATAGATGGCTTGGCTATATAGCTAAAATCACAAAACTTGACATAAGCTACGGATAGTTTCATTGACCAAGGATTGTAGATTCTCGATTGCACTTACCTGTAGCTTACGCACCTTTTGCTTAATCCGATACCACACATGTTCAATCGGGTTCAAATCTGGCGAATATCTAGGCAAATATATATGGCTAAGCACAGAATGCTTGACACAGGCAGCAACCAGAACCCTAGATGTTTCCACGCTACTTGCTCCCCAAGGACGATAACCTAAATGTTTTCTGCTATAGCTAAGCACAGAATGCTTGACATAGGTAGAACCCGGAACCATAGATGTTCCTGTATTTGTTGCTTCTCAAGGAGCGGCAACCTAAATGTTTTCTGCTATAGAGGGCAAGCGGCCCAAAAGTAGCGACTTCGCAGCTAATGAAGCCGCAGCCGTTATTTTCGCACCGTTGATTAAAGAAATTGCCCCTGCTGTCGCTGCTTTAATCAAATTGCAATAAATTTACTGCCTGGGCGAGTTATCCGGTGTGGTTGCCGCATCCCTATCGGAGCGCACTTCCTGCACGGCCTCCACGTCAAGCACCAGCACAAAAGGTTGCCCCATCTTCTCGGCCAGGAACCTGGCGGGGGGTAATTTCTCCCGGCGTCCGCACCGTTAGATGCACCTCCGGTGGATTTTCATACCAATTGGTGCGAATCCGGATCAATTCCATGCGCTGAAACGTAACCGTTCCCCGCAACAATGCCCGGCGAATTTCCGCCT
Coding sequences within it:
- a CDS encoding transposase; the protein is MVPGSTYVKHSVLSYSRKHLGYRPWGASSVETSRVLVAACVKHSVLSHIYLPRYSPDLNPIEHVWYRIKQKVRKLQVSAIENLQSLVNETIRSLCQVL
- the folP gene encoding dihydropteroate synthase gives rise to the protein MNWGQRTYLMGIVNVTPDSFSDGGEYFAPELAVAHGQRLVAEGADILDIGGQSTRPGAEIVPVEEELRRVIPVIEALAPRVNVPISVDTTRAVVARAALAAGATWVNDVSGGTDDPELLSVVAQAQATVVLMHRRGTPKTMQTLTHYDDLIGEIRDFLEQQVRKAQQLGIERIVIDPGIGFAKTADQNLTILRELHRFKTLNCPILVGPSRKSFIGHVLNQPDPKQRVWGTAAACCAAIAHGADILRVHDVAPMKQVIQMADAIWRGYSY
- a CDS encoding Hpt domain-containing protein encodes the protein MLPEQQRKILLYFIEEAKEHLQTLEQGLMNLQANARNSEMVNEMFRAAHSIKGGAAMLGFDSIRRTAHRLEDCLKIVKEHPSTQVDQETENLFLQGLETLETLIQRLEQGDFTEEMGQAALQQAEPLFGLLQQRLTGMPVETKPAVPANFSAQVLGILRQILETVKQGDGAECAQRVADLCGQLGNLAPDISTWQTLTQTAQRAATNPRVPLTKIAGVLLKELKQASELIQQGKSQQVAPSEVLCRLAGGETVAPAAPKQITIPLEPQEAAKLLVAHFEPAQLTLLAKLLVQALKRPN